Proteins from one Candidatus Lokiarchaeota archaeon genomic window:
- a CDS encoding NGG1p interacting factor NIF3 yields the protein MKLGDIYHKIVEMGIEADPRSKEKIDQILEKSKEKLDKLEGKKKELADKDVTWNPYTDCRLLYGDENREVESILCGVDISPGELVLADRLSEKGQPVDMVLAHHPHGIGSSKLDWVMQLQPEQWANLGVPIAQAESAMAKRLKEVHFSLKARNHTRTIDAARLLDLPFMCAHTPADSVGYQFIKKFLEEKDPQTLGELADVLLELPEYQAAEKVGAGPEILVGSEDGSVGEKHVFFTGGTSPGPKAIPKLARAGVSTIISMHLPDKLKEKCEEEGLYVVIAGHMSSDSIGLNLILDELEKEGMETYACSGFTRHSRI from the coding sequence AAGAGAAAATCGACCAAATCCTTGAGAAATCAAAGGAGAAGCTAGACAAACTGGAAGGCAAGAAGAAAGAACTTGCTGACAAGGATGTGACTTGGAACCCATATACTGATTGCCGTCTGCTCTATGGCGACGAAAATCGGGAAGTGGAGAGCATCCTCTGTGGCGTTGATATTTCACCGGGTGAGCTAGTTCTTGCCGACAGGCTAAGCGAGAAAGGGCAACCCGTGGATATGGTTCTCGCCCATCATCCGCACGGGATTGGCTCCTCTAAGCTCGACTGGGTGATGCAACTTCAACCAGAGCAGTGGGCGAACCTGGGTGTTCCTATCGCACAAGCTGAATCCGCAATGGCTAAACGATTGAAAGAGGTTCATTTTAGCCTTAAAGCAAGAAATCATACCAGAACAATCGATGCGGCCAGATTGCTCGATTTGCCCTTCATGTGCGCTCATACTCCTGCTGACTCAGTAGGCTATCAATTCATCAAGAAGTTCCTAGAAGAGAAGGATCCACAAACGCTAGGTGAGCTGGCCGACGTTCTGCTGGAGCTTCCAGAATATCAAGCTGCAGAGAAAGTTGGAGCTGGGCCGGAGATTCTTGTTGGTAGCGAAGACGGCTCCGTAGGAGAGAAGCATGTCTTTTTCACTGGCGGAACTTCCCCAGGACCAAAAGCGATTCCAAAACTTGCCCGAGCAGGAGTAAGTACAATCATCAGCATGCATTTGCCCGATAAGTTGAAGGAGAAGTGTGAAGAGGAAGGCCTCTACGTCGTGATTGCAGGGCATATGAGTTCTGATTCCATTGGCCTCAATTTGATACTGGATGAACTAGAGAAGGAAGGTATGGAAACATACGCGTGTTCAGGATTCACCAGACACAGTCGGATTTGA